A stretch of Episyrphus balteatus chromosome 2, idEpiBalt1.1, whole genome shotgun sequence DNA encodes these proteins:
- the LOC129909489 gene encoding zinc finger BED domain-containing protein 4-like: MPKDIRKHSTIWDHFTQNEKYKKDKLAKCNYCSFLISISGGSNGNLNRHLKTRHSLLPHLNERNPMPQTSVNPTSSSTSTSTTQVECTAPQSTSIIASQSQPLISSFALRAPPVKKAQEIDQQIVKMIAKGHHALRIVEEPEFRKLIEMISNCPGYKLPYRKKLTTSLIPDEYQKLVSDIKIKLQMAPAVCVTTDCWTSSTNMSYIGVTAHFIDDSTNLCSALIACNSYADSHDAKNLCKLLESILNEWEISNKITAVVSDNAANILAAVRLGGWQSIGCFAHSLNLVVQKSTTKIANTLIKVKAIVEYFKRSAQGLQKLKAVQKQMNMPELKLKQDVPTRWNSTFDMLERIVKIKDAVITVIALNRIDLSLDKEDWMIIEETLPLLKPFYEVQDLHKELKDGMDYRFKDLEKNILYAECTILDPRFKNRGFRNQSAFETACKSLRSKIGSSALPQDLEVDMNEVDCASTRVSSEQEQKTRSIWDDYDSDFVNAKRPPSRLPDAIREFNRYMNEEYLNREINPLK; encoded by the exons atgccAAAAGATATAAGAAAACACAGCACAATATGGGATCATTTTACCCAAAAtgagaaatataaaaaagataaattggCAAAATGCAATTATTGCAGTTTTTTGATAAGTATATCTGGAGGATCGAATGGTAATCTGAATCGGCACTTAAAAACAAGACACTCCCTATTGCCCCATTTAAATGAACGAAACCCAATGCCACAAACATCTGTGAACCCTACATCCTCTTCAACGTccacatctacaacacaagttGAATGCACTGCTCCTCAGTCAACGTCAATAATTGCATCACAATCACAACCATTGATATCTTCATTCGCTCTTCGTGCCCCACCTGTGAAAAAAGCACAAGAAATCGATCAACAAATTGTGAAAATGATCGCCAAAGGTCACCATGCACTGAGAATTGTCGAGGAGCCAGAGTTTAGAAAATTAATCGAAATGATTTCCAACTGCCCAGGCTACAAATTGCCATATAGAAAAAAACTTACCACAAGCTTAATCCCAGATGAATACCAAAAATTGGTAAGtgacataaaaattaaattacaaatgGCACCAGCCGTGTGTGTAACTACCGATTGCTGGACATCGAGTACGAATATGTCTTACATCGGTGTAACAGCACACTTCATCGATGATTCCACTAACTTGTGTTCAGCCTTGATAGCTTGCAATAGCTATGCAGATAGCCATGATGctaaaaatttatgtaaactACTTGAAAGCATCTTGAATGAATGGGAAATCTCAAATAAAATTACTGCTGTGGTGAGCGACAATGCTGCGAACATCTTAGCAGCTGTAAGATTGGGTGGATGGCAATCAATTGGTTGTTTTGCCCACTCTTTAAACTTGGTGGTTCAAAAATCAACCACCAAAATTGCTAATACTCTCATAAAAGTAAAGGCTATAGTTGAATACTTCAAAAGAAGTGCGCAAGGTCTCCAGAAATTGAAAGCCGTCCAAAAACAGATGAACATGCCCGAGCTAAAACTTAAACAAGACGTTCCAACGCGCTGGAATTCAACTTTTGACATGTTGGAGCGCATTGTTAAAATTAAGGATGCTGTTATTACCGTGATTGCCCTCAACCGGATCGACTTATCTCTAGATAAAGAAGACTGGATGATTATAGAGGAGACTTTGCCACTTCTTAAGCCGTTTTACGAA gtacAAGATCTTCACAAAGAGTTGAAAGACGGTATGGATTATCGTTTCAAAGATCTTGAGAAGAATATCTTGTACGCCGAGTGCACTATTCTAGACCCGCGTTTCAAGAATAGAGGGTTCAGAAACCAAAGTGCATTTGAAACAGCATGCAAGTCTTTGCGGAGCAAAATCGGTTCTTCTGCTCTTCCTCAAGATTTAGAAGTAGATATGAACGAAGTCGATTGTGCCAGTACCAGGGTTTCTTCTGAACAAGAACAAAAGACAAGAAGCATCTGGGATGACTACGATTCCGATTTCGTTAATGCAAAAAGACCTCCTTCTAGACTTCCCGACGCAATCAGAGAGTTCAACAGGTATATGAACGAGGAGTACTTAAATCGAGAAATTAATCCTCTTAAGTAG
- the LOC129911266 gene encoding cytoplasmic dynein 1 intermediate chain-like, with the protein MSFPSNEINNLVMGSEDGNVYYAYRHGIRSGVSEVYEKHLGPVTGISTHPNQSTTDFGDLFLTSSIDWTIKLWSLKDTKPLYSFKENSNYVMVSNSSRLVRFCRRQWSP; encoded by the exons ATGTCCTTTCCATCGAATGAGATTAACAATCTGGTTATGGGTAGTGAAGATGGCAATGTTTATTATG CTTATCGACATGGAATACGTTCGGGTGTGTCTGAAGTCTATGAGAAACATTTGGGTCCAGTGACGGGAATATCAACTCATCCAAATCAATCTACAACAGATTTTGGTGATTTGTTTCTTACATCGTCCATTGATTGGACAATAAAGTTATGGAGTCTTAAG GACACTAAACCATTATattcatttaaagaaaattcaaattatgtTATGGTCTCCAATTCATCCCGCCTTGTTCGCTTCTGTCGACGGCAGTGGTCGCCTTGA